From a single Phocoena sinus isolate mPhoSin1 chromosome 1, mPhoSin1.pri, whole genome shotgun sequence genomic region:
- the CAP1 gene encoding adenylyl cyclase-associated protein 1 isoform X4 produces MVHTGLKLERALLVTASQCQQPAGNKLSDLLAPISEQIQEVITFREKNRGSKLFNHLSGVSESIQALGWVAMAPKPGPYVKEMNDAAMFYTNRVLKEYKDVDKKHVDWVKAYLSIWTELQAYIKEFHATGLAWSKTGPVAKELSGLPSGPSAGSGPPPPPPGPPPPPAATSSGSDESASRSALFAQINQGESITHALKHVSDDLKTHKNPALKAQSAPVRSGPKPFSASKPGVSPSPKPVTKKEPALLELEGKKWRVENQENVSNLVIDDTELKQVAYIFKCVNSTLQIKGKINSITVDNCKKLGLVFDDVVGIVEIINSRDVKVQVMGKVPTISINKTDGCHVYLSKNSLDCEIVSAKSSEMNVLIPTEGDDFNEFPVPEQFKTIWNGRKLVTTVTEIAG; encoded by the exons ATGGTCCACACGGGTCTGAAGTTGGAGCGAGCGCTCTTGGTTACAGCCTCTCAATGCCAGCAGCCAGCAGGT AATAAGCTTTCCGATTTGTTGGCACCCATCTCCGAGCAGATCCAAGAAGTGATAACCTTTCGGGAGAAGAACAGAGGCAGCAAGTTGTTCAATCATCTGTCAGGTGTCAGCGAAAGTatccaggccctgggctgggtggCTATG GCTCCCAAGCCTGGTCCCTATGTGAAGGAAATGAATGATGCTGCCATGTTTTATACAAACCGAGTTCTCAAGGAGTACAAAGATGT GGATAAGAAGCATGTGGACTGGGTCAAAGCTTACTTGAGTATATGGACAGAGCTGCAGGCTTACATTAAGGAGTTCCATGCCACTGGCCTGGCCTGGAGCAAAACG GGGCCTGTGGCAAAAGAACTGAGTGGATTGCCATCGGGACCCTCTGCTGGATCGGGtcctcctccccccccaccagGCCCACCTCCCCCTCCAGCCGCCACCAGTTCAGGCTCAGATGAGTCTGCTTCACGCTCAGCACTGTTTGCACAGATTAATCAGGGGGAGAGCATCACACATG CCCTGAAACATGTATCTGATGACTTGAAGACTCACAAGAACCCTGCCTTGAAGGCTCAGAGTGCTCCAGTACGAAGTGGCCCCAAACCATTCTCTGCATCTAAACCAGGAGTCAGTCCTTCCCCCAAACCAGTCACAAAGAAGGAGCCAGCTCTACTTGAACTGGAGGGCAAGAAGTGGAGAGTG GAAAATCAGGAGAATGTTTCCAACCTGGTGATAGATGACACAGAGCTGAAACAGGTGGCTTACATATTCAAGTGTGTCAACTCAACATTGCAAATCAAGGGCAAAATTAACTCCATTACAGTAG ATAACTGTAAGAAACTCGGTCTGGTGTTCGATGACGTGGTGGGCATTGTGGAGATAATCAATAGTAGGGATGTCAAAGTTCAG GTAATGGGTAAAGTGCCAACCATTTCCATCAACAAAACAGATGGCTGCCACGTTTACCTGAGCAAGAATTCACTGGATTGTGAGATAGTCAGTGCCAAATCTTCTGAGATGAATGTCCTCATTCCTACAGAAGGCGATGACTTC AATGAGTTCCCAGTCCCTGAGCAGTTCAAGACCATATGGAATGGGCGGAAGTTGGTCACCACAGTGACAGAAATTGCTGGATAA
- the CAP1 gene encoding adenylyl cyclase-associated protein 1 isoform X1, translated as MADMQNLVERLERAVGRLEAVSQACDMHCGYADSAAKGTTPYVQAFDSLLAGPVAEYLKISKEIGGDVQKHAEMVHTGLKLERALLVTASQCQQPAGSTGSGRAGSAAMAHRPSHSAACGIFPDWGANPCPLHRQADPQPLRHQGSPNILNKLSDLLAPISEQIQEVITFREKNRGSKLFNHLSGVSESIQALGWVAMAPKPGPYVKEMNDAAMFYTNRVLKEYKDVDKKHVDWVKAYLSIWTELQAYIKEFHATGLAWSKTGPVAKELSGLPSGPSAGSGPPPPPPGPPPPPAATSSGSDESASRSALFAQINQGESITHALKHVSDDLKTHKNPALKAQSAPVRSGPKPFSASKPGVSPSPKPVTKKEPALLELEGKKWRVENQENVSNLVIDDTELKQVAYIFKCVNSTLQIKGKINSITVDNCKKLGLVFDDVVGIVEIINSRDVKVQVMGKVPTISINKTDGCHVYLSKNSLDCEIVSAKSSEMNVLIPTEGDDFNEFPVPEQFKTIWNGRKLVTTVTEIAG; from the exons ATGGCTGACATGCAAAATCTGGTAGAAAGGTTGGAGAGAGCAGTGGGCCGCCTGGAGGCAGTCTCCCAGGCCTGTGACATGCACTGTGGGTATGCAGACAGTGCTGCAAAAG GAACGACTCCATATGTGCAAGCATTTGACTCACTCTTGGCCGGTCCTGTGGCAGAGTACCTCAAGATCAGTAAAGAGATTGGGGGAGATGTGCAGAAGCAT gCGGAGATGGTCCACACGGGTCTGAAGTTGGAGCGAGCGCTCTTGGTTACAGCCTCTCAATGCCAGCAGCCAGCAGGT agcacaggctccggacgtgcaggctcagcggccatggctcacaggcccagccactccgcggcatgtgggatcttcccggactggggagcgaacccgtgtcccctgcatcggcaggcggaccctcaaccactgcgccaccagggaagcccaaacatttta AATAAGCTTTCCGATTTGTTGGCACCCATCTCCGAGCAGATCCAAGAAGTGATAACCTTTCGGGAGAAGAACAGAGGCAGCAAGTTGTTCAATCATCTGTCAGGTGTCAGCGAAAGTatccaggccctgggctgggtggCTATG GCTCCCAAGCCTGGTCCCTATGTGAAGGAAATGAATGATGCTGCCATGTTTTATACAAACCGAGTTCTCAAGGAGTACAAAGATGT GGATAAGAAGCATGTGGACTGGGTCAAAGCTTACTTGAGTATATGGACAGAGCTGCAGGCTTACATTAAGGAGTTCCATGCCACTGGCCTGGCCTGGAGCAAAACG GGGCCTGTGGCAAAAGAACTGAGTGGATTGCCATCGGGACCCTCTGCTGGATCGGGtcctcctccccccccaccagGCCCACCTCCCCCTCCAGCCGCCACCAGTTCAGGCTCAGATGAGTCTGCTTCACGCTCAGCACTGTTTGCACAGATTAATCAGGGGGAGAGCATCACACATG CCCTGAAACATGTATCTGATGACTTGAAGACTCACAAGAACCCTGCCTTGAAGGCTCAGAGTGCTCCAGTACGAAGTGGCCCCAAACCATTCTCTGCATCTAAACCAGGAGTCAGTCCTTCCCCCAAACCAGTCACAAAGAAGGAGCCAGCTCTACTTGAACTGGAGGGCAAGAAGTGGAGAGTG GAAAATCAGGAGAATGTTTCCAACCTGGTGATAGATGACACAGAGCTGAAACAGGTGGCTTACATATTCAAGTGTGTCAACTCAACATTGCAAATCAAGGGCAAAATTAACTCCATTACAGTAG ATAACTGTAAGAAACTCGGTCTGGTGTTCGATGACGTGGTGGGCATTGTGGAGATAATCAATAGTAGGGATGTCAAAGTTCAG GTAATGGGTAAAGTGCCAACCATTTCCATCAACAAAACAGATGGCTGCCACGTTTACCTGAGCAAGAATTCACTGGATTGTGAGATAGTCAGTGCCAAATCTTCTGAGATGAATGTCCTCATTCCTACAGAAGGCGATGACTTC AATGAGTTCCCAGTCCCTGAGCAGTTCAAGACCATATGGAATGGGCGGAAGTTGGTCACCACAGTGACAGAAATTGCTGGATAA
- the CAP1 gene encoding adenylyl cyclase-associated protein 1 isoform X2, with translation MADMQNLVERLERAVGRLEAVSQACDMHCGYADSAAKAGTTPYVQAFDSLLAGPVAEYLKISKEIGGDVQKHAEMVHTGLKLERALLVTASQCQQPAGNKLSDLLAPISEQIQEVITFREKNRGSKLFNHLSGVSESIQALGWVAMAPKPGPYVKEMNDAAMFYTNRVLKEYKDVDKKHVDWVKAYLSIWTELQAYIKEFHATGLAWSKTGPVAKELSGLPSGPSAGSGPPPPPPGPPPPPAATSSGSDESASRSALFAQINQGESITHALKHVSDDLKTHKNPALKAQSAPVRSGPKPFSASKPGVSPSPKPVTKKEPALLELEGKKWRVENQENVSNLVIDDTELKQVAYIFKCVNSTLQIKGKINSITVDNCKKLGLVFDDVVGIVEIINSRDVKVQVMGKVPTISINKTDGCHVYLSKNSLDCEIVSAKSSEMNVLIPTEGDDFNEFPVPEQFKTIWNGRKLVTTVTEIAG, from the exons ATGGCTGACATGCAAAATCTGGTAGAAAGGTTGGAGAGAGCAGTGGGCCGCCTGGAGGCAGTCTCCCAGGCCTGTGACATGCACTGTGGGTATGCAGACAGTGCTGCAAAAG CAGGAACGACTCCATATGTGCAAGCATTTGACTCACTCTTGGCCGGTCCTGTGGCAGAGTACCTCAAGATCAGTAAAGAGATTGGGGGAGATGTGCAGAAGCAT gCGGAGATGGTCCACACGGGTCTGAAGTTGGAGCGAGCGCTCTTGGTTACAGCCTCTCAATGCCAGCAGCCAGCAGGT AATAAGCTTTCCGATTTGTTGGCACCCATCTCCGAGCAGATCCAAGAAGTGATAACCTTTCGGGAGAAGAACAGAGGCAGCAAGTTGTTCAATCATCTGTCAGGTGTCAGCGAAAGTatccaggccctgggctgggtggCTATG GCTCCCAAGCCTGGTCCCTATGTGAAGGAAATGAATGATGCTGCCATGTTTTATACAAACCGAGTTCTCAAGGAGTACAAAGATGT GGATAAGAAGCATGTGGACTGGGTCAAAGCTTACTTGAGTATATGGACAGAGCTGCAGGCTTACATTAAGGAGTTCCATGCCACTGGCCTGGCCTGGAGCAAAACG GGGCCTGTGGCAAAAGAACTGAGTGGATTGCCATCGGGACCCTCTGCTGGATCGGGtcctcctccccccccaccagGCCCACCTCCCCCTCCAGCCGCCACCAGTTCAGGCTCAGATGAGTCTGCTTCACGCTCAGCACTGTTTGCACAGATTAATCAGGGGGAGAGCATCACACATG CCCTGAAACATGTATCTGATGACTTGAAGACTCACAAGAACCCTGCCTTGAAGGCTCAGAGTGCTCCAGTACGAAGTGGCCCCAAACCATTCTCTGCATCTAAACCAGGAGTCAGTCCTTCCCCCAAACCAGTCACAAAGAAGGAGCCAGCTCTACTTGAACTGGAGGGCAAGAAGTGGAGAGTG GAAAATCAGGAGAATGTTTCCAACCTGGTGATAGATGACACAGAGCTGAAACAGGTGGCTTACATATTCAAGTGTGTCAACTCAACATTGCAAATCAAGGGCAAAATTAACTCCATTACAGTAG ATAACTGTAAGAAACTCGGTCTGGTGTTCGATGACGTGGTGGGCATTGTGGAGATAATCAATAGTAGGGATGTCAAAGTTCAG GTAATGGGTAAAGTGCCAACCATTTCCATCAACAAAACAGATGGCTGCCACGTTTACCTGAGCAAGAATTCACTGGATTGTGAGATAGTCAGTGCCAAATCTTCTGAGATGAATGTCCTCATTCCTACAGAAGGCGATGACTTC AATGAGTTCCCAGTCCCTGAGCAGTTCAAGACCATATGGAATGGGCGGAAGTTGGTCACCACAGTGACAGAAATTGCTGGATAA
- the CAP1 gene encoding adenylyl cyclase-associated protein 1 isoform X3, with protein sequence MADMQNLVERLERAVGRLEAVSQACDMHCGYADSAAKGTTPYVQAFDSLLAGPVAEYLKISKEIGGDVQKHAEMVHTGLKLERALLVTASQCQQPAGNKLSDLLAPISEQIQEVITFREKNRGSKLFNHLSGVSESIQALGWVAMAPKPGPYVKEMNDAAMFYTNRVLKEYKDVDKKHVDWVKAYLSIWTELQAYIKEFHATGLAWSKTGPVAKELSGLPSGPSAGSGPPPPPPGPPPPPAATSSGSDESASRSALFAQINQGESITHALKHVSDDLKTHKNPALKAQSAPVRSGPKPFSASKPGVSPSPKPVTKKEPALLELEGKKWRVENQENVSNLVIDDTELKQVAYIFKCVNSTLQIKGKINSITVDNCKKLGLVFDDVVGIVEIINSRDVKVQVMGKVPTISINKTDGCHVYLSKNSLDCEIVSAKSSEMNVLIPTEGDDFNEFPVPEQFKTIWNGRKLVTTVTEIAG encoded by the exons ATGGCTGACATGCAAAATCTGGTAGAAAGGTTGGAGAGAGCAGTGGGCCGCCTGGAGGCAGTCTCCCAGGCCTGTGACATGCACTGTGGGTATGCAGACAGTGCTGCAAAAG GAACGACTCCATATGTGCAAGCATTTGACTCACTCTTGGCCGGTCCTGTGGCAGAGTACCTCAAGATCAGTAAAGAGATTGGGGGAGATGTGCAGAAGCAT gCGGAGATGGTCCACACGGGTCTGAAGTTGGAGCGAGCGCTCTTGGTTACAGCCTCTCAATGCCAGCAGCCAGCAGGT AATAAGCTTTCCGATTTGTTGGCACCCATCTCCGAGCAGATCCAAGAAGTGATAACCTTTCGGGAGAAGAACAGAGGCAGCAAGTTGTTCAATCATCTGTCAGGTGTCAGCGAAAGTatccaggccctgggctgggtggCTATG GCTCCCAAGCCTGGTCCCTATGTGAAGGAAATGAATGATGCTGCCATGTTTTATACAAACCGAGTTCTCAAGGAGTACAAAGATGT GGATAAGAAGCATGTGGACTGGGTCAAAGCTTACTTGAGTATATGGACAGAGCTGCAGGCTTACATTAAGGAGTTCCATGCCACTGGCCTGGCCTGGAGCAAAACG GGGCCTGTGGCAAAAGAACTGAGTGGATTGCCATCGGGACCCTCTGCTGGATCGGGtcctcctccccccccaccagGCCCACCTCCCCCTCCAGCCGCCACCAGTTCAGGCTCAGATGAGTCTGCTTCACGCTCAGCACTGTTTGCACAGATTAATCAGGGGGAGAGCATCACACATG CCCTGAAACATGTATCTGATGACTTGAAGACTCACAAGAACCCTGCCTTGAAGGCTCAGAGTGCTCCAGTACGAAGTGGCCCCAAACCATTCTCTGCATCTAAACCAGGAGTCAGTCCTTCCCCCAAACCAGTCACAAAGAAGGAGCCAGCTCTACTTGAACTGGAGGGCAAGAAGTGGAGAGTG GAAAATCAGGAGAATGTTTCCAACCTGGTGATAGATGACACAGAGCTGAAACAGGTGGCTTACATATTCAAGTGTGTCAACTCAACATTGCAAATCAAGGGCAAAATTAACTCCATTACAGTAG ATAACTGTAAGAAACTCGGTCTGGTGTTCGATGACGTGGTGGGCATTGTGGAGATAATCAATAGTAGGGATGTCAAAGTTCAG GTAATGGGTAAAGTGCCAACCATTTCCATCAACAAAACAGATGGCTGCCACGTTTACCTGAGCAAGAATTCACTGGATTGTGAGATAGTCAGTGCCAAATCTTCTGAGATGAATGTCCTCATTCCTACAGAAGGCGATGACTTC AATGAGTTCCCAGTCCCTGAGCAGTTCAAGACCATATGGAATGGGCGGAAGTTGGTCACCACAGTGACAGAAATTGCTGGATAA